From Pseudomonas hormoni:
TGCCAGTCGGCGTAGTAGGCGTACGCGGTGAGGAACGCATCCGGCTCACCGTCCATGCCCCACCACGTGAAGCTCGCGGATGGCCCGGCCATTTGCACCAGGCGCAGACGGCTGTTCTGCATGATCAGGCGCAATCGATCGCGGATCTGCAGATTCGACGACAAGGTCGGGTACGCGATGCTCAACGGCAGCAAACGACTGGCCGTCTGTTCGACGCCGCCGTACGGATAGCTCAGCAAATCATCGAGCGCCGAGCGGAACAGCGCTTGCGGACTGTCATCCAGACGCAGGCGAATGTCCGTTGCGTCCGCCGGCAAGCTCAGCGGTGTATCACCGCTGGCCACGTCCAGGCTTTGGCTTTGCGTGACCTGCCAGCCTTCGCCGGTCGCGGTCAGGCGCACGGCCAGCGCGTCAGCGGTTTTGCCGTCCTGCACCAGCTCGGCGGTCCACTCGCCAGTGGCCAATGCAAACGCCGGCAGTGCGATGTAGTTGATGCCGTTGTTCAGGGTGACGGGCACGCGCTGTTCGGCACCGGCGTAATGAATCACCAGCTCAGCCTTGACCGGTTTTTCCGCCTGACTGAAGGCGAACACACCGAGGTCCGGTTTGTCGCCCGTGCGGAATTTGCTCGGGCCACTCCACTTCAGGTACAGCGGTTTTTCCGAGCGCAGGAATTGCTTTTTCTGCCCGACCTGACCGTCGTCGGCGATGGCTCGCGCCGTGATGCGCCAGCGGGTCAGCGAGTCGGGCATCTTGAAGGTGAAGCGGGTTTTGCCATTGGCGTCGGTGATCAATTCCGGCTGCCACGCCGCGGTGTCGACGTCTTCACGACGCGGCCGCTCCAGCACTTTCACGCCGCGCTCGCTGCGGTTGGCTTTGCCCGGTGCACCAGGGCTGCCCGGCAACGCGACGTCGTAGCTGATGAACGACAGACTGGCGCTGGTGCGCACGTTGTTGCGGCGCGGGTGGTAGAAAAACTGGTCGATGGTCGGCGCGACTTCGGGTTGCAGCGCGTAGACCATTTCGTCGACCACGCTGACCGTCAGGTGCGCCGGTATCGGCTTGCCGGCGAACTGGGTGGTGAGGTCGACGGACACGGTATCACCCGGTTGATAAACCTCTTTATCAGTGGTGATGGCCACGTCGATCTGCGGCGCAATCACCTTGATCCCGGCGTTCTGGAAGCTGTATTGACCGCCCTTGGTGTACAGCACCGAGAACGTCAGGTTCGGCGCGAAATTGTCCTTCACCGGGATGCGTGCGCGGTATTGGGTATCGCTGAGTTTTTCCATCTTCAGCCAGTCGCCGCCCTTGGACAGTAGCGCCGTGGCTTCGACTTTGTCGCGCTCAAGCGACAGCAGTGCATCACTGATTGGCTCAGGGAAAGTGATCAGCGCGAGGGCTTCGTCGCCGGCCTTGTACTCGGGTTTGTCGAGGACGATTTCCACGGTGCCGGGCACGGCTTTGACGCCGTCACCGGTGACCGAATGACCGGTCGCACCGACCACACGACCATGCTCATCCTTTAATGTCAGGTTGTAGGTGCCAGGGCGCTCGAAGGCCAACGTGAAGCTTTTATCGGATGCGGCGAGTTTGTCTTCGCCGGTGCTCTGGTCTTCCAGCCGCACCCAGCTGTAGCTGCTCGGCGTGACGGTTTTGCTTTGCTCGCTGCCACCTTCGTTGGCGTAGCTGAAAACAACCTTATCGCCCACCGCACTGAAACGCTGCGGTGCCCGCAGACTGAAACTCGCGGCACCCCGGTCGATCAGGATTTCCTTGGTGGTCCTGACCCGATACGCCGCGCCATCGCTGGCGAAAACGGTGAGCATGTAACGGCTCGGTTTCTCGGCGGCCGGCAGGTCGAGGGTCGCGTTGCCTTTGGAGTCAGTGGTCAGTTCAGTGCTGGTCAGTTCCACCGGAAATTGCCCGAGGTATTGCAGCTCGTTATCGACCATCGACAGTTGCTGGGCGCGCAGGCTCAGGGTCAATTTGGCGTCAGCCACCGGTTTGCCGTCGGGGTACAGCAGCACCAGATTGCCTTTGACCGGTTCGCCGGTGCGGTAGTCCTTTTTGGCCAGGTTCAACGAGATTTCGAAGTGCGGCTTGATGTATTCGGCTACGCGAAAGGCGCTGCTGTAGGCCTGATCCTTGTAGCTGAAACGCAATTCATAACCGCCCGCCACGGCATTGTCCGGCAACTGGAAACGACCTTGAGTGCCAGCCTTGGAATCGAGTTTCAGCGCCAGCGTTTGCAGCGCGGTGCCCGTGGCATCGAGCACCGTCACGTTGACGTCGGCAGCGGTTGGCAGCACCGAATCGCGAGCATTCTTGAACTCGCGACCAACGATTTTCAGCGACACCCAATCCCCCGGCCGATACAGCGGCCGGTCGGTGAACGCATAGAGTTTGGTGTCGTAGATTTCGCTGTCGTAATAGAAGTTCTCGGAGACAAACACCCCGCCCTCTTCGTCCTCGCCGATCACGAACGAACGCTCCGGGCTGACGTGTTTCAGACGCAACAAACCATCAGCATCGGTGGCACCGCTGCTCATCACGCCGAGGCCATCGGTCCACAGCACATTCACCTTCGGCACCGAACTGCCTTCGTGTTTGCGTGCGGCCCAGACCACCAGTTCATCACCGGCAATCTTGCTCACGGCCACGGTGTTGGAGACGAAAACCATGGTGGTCGCGCGGTACTTACCGACCAGCGCTTCCACCAGATACAGGCCCGGCTTCAGATTGCCCAACGGGATGTACACGTTGCCCGGCGCGACAGTGACGAACTCGCTGGAAGAACCGGCCAGATTCACGCCTTCTGGCGGCTGGATCGGTTTGGCTTGCCACAGCGGATAACGGAACTGGCTGACCACCGGCAGGCCCGGAATCAGCGCGAATTGCGGCTGTGCGTCGTAAGGCGTTGGCGCGGCGATGGCGGTGCCCATCTTCAGTTCCGGCACTTCCTCGGTGACTTGTTTGCGCGACTCGTAGGAAAACGCCCGCTGCATCACCCGACGGGATTTTCGATACCAGTTGTCCCACAGGTACGCGAGGGTGTTCGACAGGCCTTCGCCCTTGAACTGACCGTCGCTGACCACGCGGTGCAGGTTCTTCTGGCGCTTGAGGAAATCCAGCGGTTTGTCGATGCGGTACACGCGAATGTCGGCGCCGCCGTAAGGCTCCATGCGGAAACGGCGATAGTCGCGGCCCGGCGCTTCGAGACGGACCATCGCCTGTTCGTCGCTGGCGAAACTGCTGTCGGCCAGCAGAAAAAAGCTTTCACCGGCCACCGGCGTGTAGCCGCTCGGCTCGACGGTGTCTTCGGCATTCACTGCCGAAAAAGGCAGCACCAATACCAACAGTAGAGACATAAAGCGCAGCATGCGGGCACCGGTCATTGGGAGAGAAAGTTCAGTCGATAGACGCCGATGAAGTTTGGGTTGGCTGCGTCGGGTATCCATCGGGTGTCCTTCCATGTCATGAGTTGCTGCAGGCTCGCGGATCGCATGCCGTTGTCAGTGGGGGTGGTGGTGCCGGTGTGATAGGCGATGTAGCGGCCCATCCAGATCATCAGGTGCTGGTCGTCGCCCTGATCGAAAAACATCAGGTCGCCGGGCCGGGCTTGCGCCAGGTCACGGCCAACCAGATGGCTGTTGAACTGAATCAGTTTGATCGCGTTGACGTACGGCCCGACCTTGCCGCCACCCTGCTGCCATTGCTGGGCGAGGCCGCGTTGGGCATCACTCAGTTGCAGCTCCGGCGGCAGGTAGCGGTTGGACAGGCCATTGCTGCGCAGCCATTTGTCGTCATGGACTTTCAGCGCTTCGTTGGCGGCAAAACGCACAAGCCCCGCGCAGTCCTGCTGATACCAGCGCGGGCTCGGGCCTTGGGTCAGTTGTTCCTGGGCGATGCGCACGAACCAGGCGCGGAACACCTGGGATTGCTGCGGGTCGAGCGGCGCGGAGTCACTGGCAAATACGCGACTGCCCAGCAACAACGCCAGCAGGCCGAGGCCTCGGATGAGTGCAGTCACAGGGCTTTCCATTCCAGTGGCAGCCATTGCCAGTGGCCGTCCGGCTCGCTGCCTTCGGGCAACGTCAGCGCATATTTGCCATAGCCGCCGAGCTTGCGCAGTTTCGGGATCAGGTAAGTTTGCGCGGCGTTGTAGAACACCGGTTCCATGTCCTGCGGCAGGCTGTCGAGGGTTTCCTGTTGCATCAGTTGCGCCATGGAATCCGGGCCGAAGTAGACCGGCATCAGCAGGTCTTTCGGCACCACATCGGCCATCGGCGGGAAGCGTTTGTCGAGGGTGCCGAGGGCTTTGTCCACGAGCTTGTCGTCGAGGGAAAACAGCAGCGTCGAACCGTGGCGCGCCAGGCTGACTTTCATGAAGGCCTTGCCGGTGATCGCGTCCGGGTTCTCGGCATCCTTGGCTTTGTAGGGGCCGAAGTTGGAGCTGACCTGACGCTGCCACTGGTGGGTTTCACCTTCCTGTTTTTCCACCACCGGGAACGCGTGTTCTTCGACGTTGCCTTCGTAGGCACCGACCATCGAGCTGAACAGGTTGCCCAGGTCGCCGTCGAGTTTGGCGCTGTCATCATCGTTCAGACTGGCCACCAGCAGCGGCGTGTACAGCCGCGAATCGGCGTACCAGCACAGGCCAGCGGCGCCGGCCATGTGTTCGGTCAGGGCCTGGGCCACGGTTTCTTCGGCGCCGAGTTTCACCAGCAGCGGTTTCTGTTGTTCGGCGGCGAGCGGCAGCGCCACGCAAGCACTGGCGCCCATCGGCATCGCTTGCCAGATCGGTTTGAAATCGAAGTCTGGCTGGTTTTCCAGTTCGTCCATGGCCAGGAAGCTGTGCCAGCCCTTGTCGTCCATATCGAAGCGCAGGCCGGCGAAGTTCGGGATGAAACGCTGATACCCCATGGCCAGGACACTGGAATTGACCGAGAGGCGTTGTTTCACTTCCGGCGCGCGGGGTGGCAGGCCGAAGGCTTCGGGGAACAGTTTCTGGCCGCCAAGCAGCGCTTCCAGCGATTGAGTCGAAACCATGCCGCGCTCATCGATCGGGCCATTACTGTTGTCGTACAGTTTCGAAGGATTGGACAGCACCACCAGCTTGTCGCCATGAGAGGCAAACAGCAGCGCTTTGCTGTTGTTGTAGGTGAGCTGATACAGCGGCACCGTATCGCCGGCGACCTTGATGTCACCGAGTTGCGTCAGCTGCGAATCATCCAGCGCCACTTTCGCCAGCGGCTCCAGCACCTTGGCCAGTCCACCGCGATCCATCACCAGCAAGAAATCCTTGAGCCGCCCGTCCGCCCCGCGCCACAGCGCCACGTCCGCCGGTTGATCGAAAAGCTGCTCGATCAGGCTGTCCTGCAGCTTCAGGTCATGTTCATAAATGATCCGCCGCAGACTGCCGATCAAGCCGAGACGATCGGCATGCGCTTCGTAATAGAAGACGAAATCTTCGGTGAGGGTTTCCTTGAGGAACGGCACCGCCAGCAAATCCTTGGGCAACTGGCTCAAGGAGTGGGTTTCGAGCAGGCCGTCCGGGCGGCTCATGCCCAGTTTATCGCTGGCCAACGCTGCGGGCGGCGCCTTGGGTTTGTGCATGAACCAGCCCAGTCCGGCCGCCACGCCAGCCACAAGGATCAGCCCGCCCAGCAGCACTGGCCAACGCCGGGAAGGTTTGGCTGCGGGTGCGTCAGCGGCAGGAGAAACAGTGTTATCGCTCATGTTCACGCTCATTTTCCCAAAGCTCAGCAATTCATCCGTGGTGCGGGATGCTTAATAGTTGAAAGTCTTGACCAGCAGCAGGTCACCGATCGCGCGCAGGGGCACGATGAAGGTCTCGCGTTTTTCGTCGACGGTGTTTTCGTTGAGCACCAGATTGATTTGCGAGGTGATCACCTCGTGCTGGTTGCTGGTCTCATCGAAGTTATAGCCGCCGCTGCCGAAGTTGCCCCAATAGTTCACGTAAACCAGATAGGTGCCATGCAGCGGCGCGGTCATGGTGAACATTTCCGGGCCGGGACCGTCGACGCCATCCGGGTCCAGACCGCCGCCGTTACTCATCGCCGGGCGAGCCCAGAACGCGTGCTGGCCGTCGGGGGTAATGATGTGCAGGTCGAGTTCGGCTTTCGGATCGTCCCAACCCAGCACCACGCGAATCCGCGCCGGGGTGCGCAGGTTGTTGGCTTCATAGAATTGGACGCGCTTGAGGGATTTGCCTTCGACACTGCGCACTTCGACACTGTTGGAGCCCGCGCCGAATGCGTACGGCCGGGCGAAACGCCCCTGGTCGTCGGTGTAGAGGTTCAGTGGATTGCCGTTGACTGCCAGCGTGTGCGGCCCGCGTTGCGCGCCGATGGCCTTGAGCTGGCCTTCGATCATCGTGCGATTGCGCTGCACGCCCCGGTCGATGGGGGGTGGGATAGGCGACTTGGGGGTTTTCGCTGCGATCGAGCAGGCCGTTGTAGCGCCAGCCGCCCACCGGTTCCGACAGTTCGGCTGTCGGCTCGGCGCAGGCAGCGGTCGCGCAGACCCACCCTATCAGGCATAGAAAAAATGAACGCATGTGACGCCTCCTGCCATGCATAACGAAACCTTGCGCCTGATCCTCGGCGCGTTACAGATCAAAAAACTGCGTTTCGTCAGAAAGACCCGTGACTATTGGGTCGTTGAAGGCGCGAAGGTTAGCCATTTGGCGGGTTTTTAACAATCGTATGCGTCTTGATTTGCGGGGGATATCACGATGATTGTGGGGCGTGAGCCGAATAGCGGCCTTATTCGCCAAATAATCCTGTGCTCGCGGATGTACCCGAAACCCTGTGGGAGCTGGCTTGCCTGCGATGACGGTGTATCAGGCGGTGGGTGTTTTGATGGTTTACATATCCATTCCTGCGGTAACGGCGGCTATTGGTTCCGCCCTTACGGCGGGTTACTTGGAAGAGCGCCAAGTAACCAAGCGCCCAGCGCCCCTGACGTACGGTGGCTCGCCTAGGCTCGCCATGCCCTCGCTCCGGTCCTACTCCGTGGGCCCGCCGCCATCGGCCATCCATGGCCGGGGGCGGCTAACCCGGCATCCATGCCGGGTTGCCCACTGCGCAGAACCTGCGCTCGGCCTTCCGACGGGGCAGATCAAGATCCAAAACAAAGCGAGGCGGCCTGAGAGCCGGCCTGAAGTTCGTCAGGATCATCGGGGGTGAACACCAATGTCATCCCCCCCAACAATCCCCTGTGGGAGCTGGCTTGCCAGCGATGAACGCCCAGACACCGCGTTCATTCAGACCGCACGCGTTATCGTTAACGACCATCGCTGGCAAGCCAGCTCCCACAGGGGAACGCATACACCTGAAGAACCAGGTCGGCCGGTAGGCCGCCTCGGTTGCATTGGCGGTAGTCGCCCCTTCGAGAGGCTTCGTTCCGGTTCTGCGCAGTGGGCAACCCGGCATGGATGCCGGGTTAGCCGCGCACGGCCATGGATGGCCGATCGCGGCGGGCCCACGGAGCAGGACCGGAACGAGGGCATGCCGAGCCACAGCGAGGCACCGAACGAAAGGGGCAAAAGCGCTTGGTTACTTGGCGCTTCTCCAAGTGACCCGCTGTAAGAGCGGAACCGCCAGCCGCCGTTAGCGAAGAAACGGATATACACACCAATCAAATAAACACCCACCCCAAGCGAACACCGCAGGCTGCGTTTCCTCCTCATGATCACGGCTACCCAATGGCCGCTGATTTGCCCATAACCCCCATGTCTGCTAGTGTCGCGCCGGTTTAACGTCAACCGGAAATCGCCGCCATGGCCCGCAAAAAAGCTGCACTGGATTTCGAACAATCCCTCGCCGACCTGCAAACGCTGGTGGAGCGACTGGAGAACGGCGAACTGTCGCTGGAAGACTCGCTGACGGCTTTCGAGCAGGGCATCGGTCTGACCCGCGATTGCCAGGCAGCGCTGGCCCAGGCCGAGCAAAAGGTTCAAGTGCTGCTCGAGCGTGATGGCGAGCTGGCCGAGGAACCCTTCGACGCGGATCAACCAGAATGATTGCAGCGTATTCGGCGACCAGCCAGGCCCGCGTCAATGCGGCACTGGAAACCTTGTTCATCGCACCAAGCCCTGAACTCGCGCGGCTGTACGAAGCCATGCGTTACAGCGTGATGAACGGCGGCAAACGCGTTCGTCCATTGCTGGCCTACGCCGCGTGCGAAGCGTTGGGCGGCAAGGCTGAGCAAGCCAACGGCGCAGCCTGCGCGGTGGAGCTGATCCACGCTTATTCGCTGGTTCACGACGATCTGCCGGCGATGGACGACGACGATCTGCGTCGCGGCCAGCCGACCACCCACAAGAAATTCGATGAAGCCTGCGCGATTCTCGCCGGCGACGGCTTGCAGAGCCTGGCCTTCAGCGCCCTGCTCGACCCGCGCCTGAGCTCATCGGACGCAGAGATTCGCCTGCAAATGGTCAGCGCACTGGCGTTGGCGGCCGGTCCGGCGGGCATGGTCGGCGGTCAGGCCATCGACCTCGGTTCGGTTGGCTTGAAGCTCGATCAAAAAGCCCTCGAAACCATGCACCGGCACAAGACCGGCGCGCTGATCGAGGTCAGCGTCAAACTCGGCGCCCTCGCCAGTGGCCGTGCCGAGAAGGACGAACTGAAGTCCTTGCAGGCGTATGCACAGGCCATCGGCCTGGCGTTCCAGGTGCAGGACGACATTCTCGACGTCGAAAGTGACACCGAAACCCTCGGCAAACGCCAGGGCGCCGACATCGCTCGCGACAAGCCGACCTACCCGGCCCTGCTCGGCCTCGATGCAGCCAAAGCCTACGCCCTGGAACTGCGCGACCAGGCCCTGCACGCGCTGCGACCGTTTGACGCTGCCGCCGAGCCGTTGCGCGATCTGGCCCGTTATATCGTCGAACGCCGCAGCTGACAGCGTATCCGCCAAAAAAGAGCAACGCGTGGGCAGGGGGCGATGCATCAGGTAAACTGCCGCATCTTTTATACCTATAACGATTCGCCTGATGCCCACGACGTTTCATGAGATTCCCCGCAAGCGCCCGACCACGCCCCTGCTCGACCGTGCCAACACGCCGGACGGCCTGCGCCGGTTAGGCGAAGCCGAGCTGGAAACCCTGGCCGATGAGTTGCGCCTGGAATTGCTCTACACGGTCGGTCAGACCGGCGGGCATTTCGGTGCAGGCCTGGGCGTCATCGAGCTGACCATCGCGCTGCATTACGTCTTCGACACCCCGGACGACCGGCTGGTGTGGGACGTGGGTCATCAGGCTTATCCGCACAAAATCCTCACCGGCCGTCGCGAACGCATGGGCACCCTGCGCCAGAAGGACGGCGTCGCCGCCTTCCCGCGTCGTTCCGAGAGCGAGTACGACACCTTTGGCGTCGGCCACTCCAGCACTTCGATCAGCGCAGCGCTGGGCATGGCCATTGCCGCCCGCCTGCAGAACAGCGATCGCAAGGCGATTGCGGTGATCGGCGACGGCGCGTTGACCGCCGGCATGGCGTTCGAGGCGCTGAACCACGCGCCGGAAGTGAACGCCAACATGCTGGTGATCCTCAACGACAATGACATGTCGATCTCGCGCAATGTCGGTGGCCTGTCGAATTACCTGGCGAAAATCCTTTCCAGCCGCACCTACGCGAGCATGCGTGAAGGCAGCAAAAAGGTCCTGTCGCGCCTGCCCGGCGCCTGGGAAATCGCCCGCCGCACCGAAGAATACGCCAAAGGCATGCTGGTCCCCGGCACGCTGTTCGAAGAGCTGGGCTGGAACTACATCGGCCCGATCGATGGCCACGACCTGCCAACACTGATCGCTACCTTGCGCAACATGCGCGATCTGAAAGGCCCGCAGTTCCTGCACGTCGTCACCAAGAAAGGCAAAGGCTTCGCCCCGGCGGAAGTCGACCCGATCGGTTACCACGCCATCACCAAACTCGAACCCGTCGATGCACCCGCCGCTGCGCCGAAAAAGGCTGGCGGGCCGAAGTATTCCGGCGTGTTCGGCGAATGGCTGTGCGACATGGCCGCTTCTGATCCACGCCTGGTCGGTA
This genomic window contains:
- a CDS encoding alpha-2-macroglobulin family protein; amino-acid sequence: MTGARMLRFMSLLLVLVLPFSAVNAEDTVEPSGYTPVAGESFFLLADSSFASDEQAMVRLEAPGRDYRRFRMEPYGGADIRVYRIDKPLDFLKRQKNLHRVVSDGQFKGEGLSNTLAYLWDNWYRKSRRVMQRAFSYESRKQVTEEVPELKMGTAIAAPTPYDAQPQFALIPGLPVVSQFRYPLWQAKPIQPPEGVNLAGSSSEFVTVAPGNVYIPLGNLKPGLYLVEALVGKYRATTMVFVSNTVAVSKIAGDELVVWAARKHEGSSVPKVNVLWTDGLGVMSSGATDADGLLRLKHVSPERSFVIGEDEEGGVFVSENFYYDSEIYDTKLYAFTDRPLYRPGDWVSLKIVGREFKNARDSVLPTAADVNVTVLDATGTALQTLALKLDSKAGTQGRFQLPDNAVAGGYELRFSYKDQAYSSAFRVAEYIKPHFEISLNLAKKDYRTGEPVKGNLVLLYPDGKPVADAKLTLSLRAQQLSMVDNELQYLGQFPVELTSTELTTDSKGNATLDLPAAEKPSRYMLTVFASDGAAYRVRTTKEILIDRGAASFSLRAPQRFSAVGDKVVFSYANEGGSEQSKTVTPSSYSWVRLEDQSTGEDKLAASDKSFTLAFERPGTYNLTLKDEHGRVVGATGHSVTGDGVKAVPGTVEIVLDKPEYKAGDEALALITFPEPISDALLSLERDKVEATALLSKGGDWLKMEKLSDTQYRARIPVKDNFAPNLTFSVLYTKGGQYSFQNAGIKVIAPQIDVAITTDKEVYQPGDTVSVDLTTQFAGKPIPAHLTVSVVDEMVYALQPEVAPTIDQFFYHPRRNNVRTSASLSFISYDVALPGSPGAPGKANRSERGVKVLERPRREDVDTAAWQPELITDANGKTRFTFKMPDSLTRWRITARAIADDGQVGQKKQFLRSEKPLYLKWSGPSKFRTGDKPDLGVFAFSQAEKPVKAELVIHYAGAEQRVPVTLNNGINYIALPAFALATGEWTAELVQDGKTADALAVRLTATGEGWQVTQSQSLDVASGDTPLSLPADATDIRLRLDDSPQALFRSALDDLLSYPYGGVEQTASRLLPLSIAYPTLSSNLQIRDRLRLIMQNSRLRLVQMAGPSASFTWWGMDGEPDAFLTAYAYYADWHASKALELSLPPEHWQRVLEVYSKQAQNTPLLQRALILSFAKQMQLPVNTLLSGLMDDLAKAGEGNAANLMEDGEDSIVMSDPDSALGLAAARALTASLARQSKVTLPDAFNRHLPDAQQRLAVSSQPFAEALNLSLQAFDQAHAQALLQRLLPQQSTLERALALTWLQRSIEQASPTIALAPGEGWKKNYGDTGEMYWTWQGASPVPAVLSLTGTQERPLRAALSFQTRQPPVDPMAVTITRRLSRLVPGDEAFTFKLEAVGTKPLSSDSLYLDEVIITSKAAKPLRYGMIEVPLPPGADVERTTWGIKLMGKAGTEPTALEKARFEPGQMAYAIPVDALSGELRLRHLVRFSQKGQFNLPPVRFTQVYAPQHQAQEQKPALGQVTVN
- a CDS encoding DUF1175 domain-containing protein; translation: MESPVTALIRGLGLLALLLGSRVFASDSAPLDPQQSQVFRAWFVRIAQEQLTQGPSPRWYQQDCAGLVRFAANEALKVHDDKWLRSNGLSNRYLPPELQLSDAQRGLAQQWQQGGGKVGPYVNAIKLIQFNSHLVGRDLAQARPGDLMFFDQGDDQHLMIWMGRYIAYHTGTTTPTDNGMRSASLQQLMTWKDTRWIPDAANPNFIGVYRLNFLSQ
- a CDS encoding DUF2138 domain-containing protein, producing MSDNTVSPAADAPAAKPSRRWPVLLGGLILVAGVAAGLGWFMHKPKAPPAALASDKLGMSRPDGLLETHSLSQLPKDLLAVPFLKETLTEDFVFYYEAHADRLGLIGSLRRIIYEHDLKLQDSLIEQLFDQPADVALWRGADGRLKDFLLVMDRGGLAKVLEPLAKVALDDSQLTQLGDIKVAGDTVPLYQLTYNNSKALLFASHGDKLVVLSNPSKLYDNSNGPIDERGMVSTQSLEALLGGQKLFPEAFGLPPRAPEVKQRLSVNSSVLAMGYQRFIPNFAGLRFDMDDKGWHSFLAMDELENQPDFDFKPIWQAMPMGASACVALPLAAEQQKPLLVKLGAEETVAQALTEHMAGAAGLCWYADSRLYTPLLVASLNDDDSAKLDGDLGNLFSSMVGAYEGNVEEHAFPVVEKQEGETHQWQRQVSSNFGPYKAKDAENPDAITGKAFMKVSLARHGSTLLFSLDDKLVDKALGTLDKRFPPMADVVPKDLLMPVYFGPDSMAQLMQQETLDSLPQDMEPVFYNAAQTYLIPKLRKLGGYGKYALTLPEGSEPDGHWQWLPLEWKAL
- a CDS encoding exodeoxyribonuclease VII small subunit, with product MARKKAALDFEQSLADLQTLVERLENGELSLEDSLTAFEQGIGLTRDCQAALAQAEQKVQVLLERDGELAEEPFDADQPE
- the ispA gene encoding (2E,6E)-farnesyl diphosphate synthase, coding for MIAAYSATSQARVNAALETLFIAPSPELARLYEAMRYSVMNGGKRVRPLLAYAACEALGGKAEQANGAACAVELIHAYSLVHDDLPAMDDDDLRRGQPTTHKKFDEACAILAGDGLQSLAFSALLDPRLSSSDAEIRLQMVSALALAAGPAGMVGGQAIDLGSVGLKLDQKALETMHRHKTGALIEVSVKLGALASGRAEKDELKSLQAYAQAIGLAFQVQDDILDVESDTETLGKRQGADIARDKPTYPALLGLDAAKAYALELRDQALHALRPFDAAAEPLRDLARYIVERRS
- the dxs gene encoding 1-deoxy-D-xylulose-5-phosphate synthase is translated as MPTTFHEIPRKRPTTPLLDRANTPDGLRRLGEAELETLADELRLELLYTVGQTGGHFGAGLGVIELTIALHYVFDTPDDRLVWDVGHQAYPHKILTGRRERMGTLRQKDGVAAFPRRSESEYDTFGVGHSSTSISAALGMAIAARLQNSDRKAIAVIGDGALTAGMAFEALNHAPEVNANMLVILNDNDMSISRNVGGLSNYLAKILSSRTYASMREGSKKVLSRLPGAWEIARRTEEYAKGMLVPGTLFEELGWNYIGPIDGHDLPTLIATLRNMRDLKGPQFLHVVTKKGKGFAPAEVDPIGYHAITKLEPVDAPAAAPKKAGGPKYSGVFGEWLCDMAASDPRLVGITPAMKEGSDLVAFSERFPLRYFDVAIAEQHAVTLAAGMACEGAKPVVAIYSTFLQRGYDQLIHDVAVQNLDVLFAIDRAGLVGEDGPTHAGSFDLSFLRCIPGMLVMTPSDENELRKMLTTGHLYNGPASVRYPRGNGPNATIEKDLQPIEIGKGVVRRQGSKVALLVFGVQLAEALKVAETLDATVVDMRFVKPLDEALVREIAGSHELLVTIEENAIMGGAGGAVSEFLARENILKSMLHLGLPDSYVEHAKPAQMLAECGLDEAGIEASVRQRLQLLNI